One segment of Streptomyces roseifaciens DNA contains the following:
- a CDS encoding peptidoglycan D,D-transpeptidase FtsI family protein — translation MPQNPGGRPPRQSGPARRRVPEPARPQARPRPARLKTAGDRPLKLGNPRPRLRLVGFGLTLVLLVFTVRLLQVQAFDASAYAARANVNRYIPVTLAAERGTVTDRSGIDLATTVDAYDITAAPDLLTPERIKAEGAARRAAALLAPVLGERPSVLEQKLTANPKSKYVVLARRQTPKVWNRIKELKKASAAGAQRKEGADVLAGVNREPHSKRVYPNGGLAAGILGFVNAEGRGGGGIEAQYDRVLAGQDGKLVYAQSGGRQVPTGDVKEQPAVPGSDIELTIDRDVQWAAQSAITRQVQESGADRGYVVVQDNRTGEILAMANAPGYDPNDLAHADSAALGNAALQDAYEPGSVSKVMTMAAVLEEGAATPGTHVEVPNRLPRADRSFADDVDHPTWHLTLNGVLAKSSNIGTILAAEQLGKDQGRANQVLYSYLRKFGIGEPTGLGFPGETPGILAQPAKWQGSRQYTIPFGQGLSLNAVQAASVYSTIANGGERIRPTLVRGTKGPDGRFTPAPVPERTRVISDRTARELSTMLESVVDDREGTGTKAKIPGYRVAGKTGTSNRVDPRTGRYHGYTASFAGFAPADQPRVTVYCAIQNPTKGSYFGGQICGPVYKQVMEFALKTLQVPPSGTQPPRLPVSYDDQ, via the coding sequence GTGCCGCAGAACCCCGGGGGCCGGCCCCCCAGGCAGTCCGGGCCCGCCCGCCGCCGCGTCCCCGAGCCCGCCCGCCCCCAGGCCCGCCCCCGCCCGGCGCGCCTGAAGACCGCCGGGGACCGGCCCCTGAAGCTCGGCAACCCCCGGCCGCGGCTGCGCCTGGTCGGCTTCGGTCTCACGCTCGTCCTGCTCGTCTTCACCGTCCGGCTGCTGCAGGTGCAGGCCTTCGACGCGAGCGCCTACGCGGCCCGCGCCAACGTCAACCGGTACATCCCGGTCACCCTCGCCGCGGAGCGCGGCACCGTCACCGACCGCTCCGGCATCGACCTGGCCACCACGGTCGACGCCTACGACATCACCGCCGCGCCCGACCTGCTGACCCCCGAGCGGATCAAGGCCGAGGGCGCGGCCCGGCGGGCCGCCGCCCTGCTCGCGCCCGTCCTCGGCGAGCGCCCCTCGGTGCTGGAGCAGAAGCTCACCGCCAACCCCAAGTCGAAGTACGTCGTCCTCGCCCGCCGGCAGACCCCCAAGGTCTGGAACCGGATCAAGGAGCTGAAGAAGGCCTCCGCCGCCGGGGCGCAGCGCAAGGAGGGCGCCGACGTCCTCGCCGGGGTCAACAGAGAACCGCACAGCAAGCGCGTCTACCCCAACGGCGGCCTCGCGGCCGGGATACTGGGCTTCGTGAACGCGGAGGGCCGCGGGGGCGGCGGTATCGAGGCGCAGTACGACCGCGTCCTCGCGGGCCAGGACGGCAAGCTCGTCTACGCCCAGTCCGGCGGCCGCCAGGTGCCCACCGGGGACGTCAAGGAGCAGCCCGCCGTGCCCGGCTCGGACATCGAGCTGACCATCGACCGGGACGTCCAGTGGGCCGCCCAGAGCGCCATCACCCGGCAGGTGCAGGAGTCCGGGGCCGACCGCGGCTACGTCGTCGTCCAGGACAACCGCACCGGCGAGATCCTGGCCATGGCCAACGCCCCCGGCTACGACCCGAACGACCTCGCCCACGCCGACAGCGCCGCCCTCGGCAACGCCGCCCTGCAGGACGCCTACGAGCCCGGCAGCGTCAGCAAGGTGATGACCATGGCCGCCGTCCTGGAGGAGGGCGCGGCCACCCCCGGGACCCACGTCGAGGTGCCCAACCGGCTGCCGCGCGCCGACCGCTCCTTCGCCGACGACGTCGACCACCCGACCTGGCACCTGACCCTCAACGGCGTCCTCGCCAAGTCCAGCAACATCGGCACCATCCTCGCCGCCGAGCAGCTGGGCAAGGACCAGGGCCGGGCCAACCAGGTCCTCTACTCCTACCTGCGGAAGTTCGGCATCGGCGAGCCCACCGGCCTCGGCTTCCCGGGCGAGACGCCCGGCATCCTCGCCCAGCCGGCCAAGTGGCAGGGCTCCCGGCAGTACACCATCCCGTTCGGCCAGGGCCTGTCCCTCAACGCCGTCCAGGCCGCCTCGGTCTACTCCACGATCGCCAACGGCGGCGAGCGCATCCGCCCCACCCTCGTCCGCGGCACCAAGGGCCCCGACGGCCGCTTCACCCCCGCGCCCGTCCCCGAGCGCACCCGGGTGATCAGCGACCGCACCGCCCGGGAGCTCTCCACGATGCTGGAGTCCGTCGTCGACGACCGCGAGGGCACCGGCACCAAGGCCAAGATCCCCGGCTACCGCGTCGCGGGGAAGACCGGCACCTCCAACCGGGTGGACCCGCGCACCGGCCGCTACCACGGCTACACCGCCTCCTTCGCCGGCTTCGCCCCCGCCGACCAGCCGCGCGTCACCGTCTACTGCGCCATCCAGAACCCCACCAAGGGCAGTTACTTCGGCGGCCAGATCTGCGGACCCGTCTACAAGCAGGTGATGGAGTTCGCCCTGAAGACCCTGCAGGTACCCCCCTCCGGCACCCAGCCGCCCCGGCTGCCGGTGAGCTACGACGACCAGTGA
- a CDS encoding septum formation initiator family protein, which translates to MTPAARRGLRLGRLVGGPAGVKRTPFVLLVVVLLGSGLISLLLLNSALNQGSFELSRLQRKTTELTDEQQALQQEVDQLAAPDALERRARELGMVPGGNPAFLGPDGTVRGFPSPAADPAAYRAPAPAVPAPPPAPVPALMPAPTAVPTTPTTGR; encoded by the coding sequence GTGACCCCGGCCGCCCGCCGGGGCCTCCGGCTGGGCCGCCTCGTGGGCGGGCCGGCCGGAGTCAAGCGCACCCCCTTCGTCCTGCTGGTGGTCGTGCTGCTCGGCTCCGGCCTGATCTCCCTCCTGCTGCTCAACTCCGCCCTCAACCAGGGCTCCTTCGAACTCTCCCGCCTCCAGCGCAAGACCACCGAGCTCACCGACGAGCAGCAGGCCCTCCAGCAGGAGGTCGACCAGCTCGCCGCCCCCGACGCCCTGGAGCGCCGCGCCCGCGAGCTCGGCATGGTCCCCGGCGGCAACCCCGCCTTCCTCGGCCCCGACGGCACCGTCCGCGGCTTCCCGTCGCCCGCCGCCGACCCCGCGGCCTACCGCGCGCCCGCGCCGGCCGTCCCCGCGCCTCCGCCGGCCCCCGTGCCGGCCCTGATGCCCGCCCCCACCGCAGTGCCGACCACCCCGACCACCGGCAGGTGA
- a CDS encoding UDP-N-acetylmuramoyl-L-alanyl-D-glutamate--2,6-diaminopimelate ligase yields MTTITPDPGNRGPGRPSLRDGAGAPGTLTAVPHADQSHTSPQGAPAVPAGAPRPTHVRPAPLAELAGQLGIPAPQGSGAAVTGITHDSRAVRPGDVYAALPGARFHGADFAAQAASLGAVAVLTDPAGAERAAATGLPVLTVAGPRAVMGELAATIYGRPGEELLQIGITGTSGKTTTAYLIEGGLRAAGAMTGLIGTVESRIGDERIKSERTTPEATDLQALFAVMRERGVRSVAMEVSSHALRLGRVDGCVFDVAVFNNLSPEHMEFHSGMEDYFQAKAELFTKTRSRAGVVNLDDEYGRRLASGESEVPVTTFSAEGHPDADWRADAVEIGPFDSVFTILGPQGERVRAKAPLAGPFNVANTLAAVVALVAAGIDPQTAADGVAAVPGVPGRLERVDAGQPYLAVVDYAHKTDAVESVLRALRKVCSGRIHAVLGCGGDRDTTKRAPMGAALARLADTAVLTSDNPRSEDPLAILAAMLTGAAEVPVHERGTVLLLEDRADAIAAAVARAEPDDIVLILGKGHEQGQDINGVVRPFDDRQVLREAVEAALRSLTTHRNDQG; encoded by the coding sequence GTGACGACCATCACTCCCGATCCCGGGAACCGCGGCCCGGGGCGCCCCTCGCTTCGCGACGGAGCGGGTGCGCCCGGTACGCTCACCGCCGTGCCACACGCTGATCAGTCCCACACCAGCCCCCAGGGCGCCCCCGCCGTTCCCGCGGGTGCGCCCCGTCCCACCCATGTCCGCCCCGCGCCCCTGGCGGAGCTGGCCGGTCAGCTGGGCATCCCCGCGCCGCAGGGCTCCGGGGCCGCCGTCACCGGCATCACCCACGACTCACGGGCCGTGCGGCCGGGCGACGTCTACGCCGCCCTGCCCGGCGCCCGCTTCCACGGCGCCGACTTCGCGGCCCAGGCCGCGAGCCTCGGCGCCGTCGCCGTGCTGACCGACCCCGCCGGCGCCGAGCGCGCCGCGGCCACCGGGCTGCCCGTGCTCACCGTGGCCGGCCCGCGCGCCGTCATGGGCGAGCTGGCCGCCACGATCTACGGCCGTCCGGGTGAGGAACTGCTCCAGATCGGCATCACGGGCACCTCCGGCAAGACCACCACCGCGTACCTCATCGAGGGCGGGCTGCGGGCGGCCGGGGCGATGACGGGCCTGATCGGCACCGTCGAGTCCCGGATCGGCGACGAGCGGATCAAGTCCGAGCGCACCACCCCCGAGGCCACGGACCTGCAGGCGCTCTTCGCCGTCATGCGCGAGCGCGGCGTCCGCTCGGTGGCCATGGAGGTCTCCAGCCACGCCCTGCGCCTGGGCCGCGTCGACGGCTGCGTCTTCGACGTCGCGGTCTTCAACAACCTCAGCCCGGAGCACATGGAGTTCCACTCCGGCATGGAGGACTACTTCCAGGCCAAGGCGGAGCTCTTCACCAAGACCCGCAGCCGCGCCGGCGTGGTCAACCTCGACGACGAGTACGGCCGCCGGCTCGCCTCCGGCGAGTCCGAGGTGCCCGTGACCACCTTCTCCGCCGAGGGCCACCCGGACGCCGACTGGCGCGCGGACGCCGTCGAGATCGGCCCGTTCGACTCGGTCTTCACGATCCTCGGCCCGCAGGGCGAGCGCGTCCGCGCCAAGGCGCCGCTCGCCGGCCCGTTCAACGTCGCCAACACCCTGGCGGCCGTCGTGGCCCTCGTCGCGGCCGGGATCGACCCGCAGACCGCCGCCGACGGCGTCGCCGCCGTGCCCGGCGTGCCCGGCCGCCTGGAGCGCGTCGACGCCGGCCAGCCCTACCTGGCCGTGGTCGACTACGCGCACAAGACGGACGCCGTCGAATCGGTTCTCCGCGCGCTGCGCAAGGTCTGCAGCGGCCGCATCCACGCCGTCCTCGGCTGCGGCGGCGACCGCGACACCACCAAGCGCGCCCCCATGGGCGCGGCCCTCGCCCGGCTCGCCGACACCGCCGTGCTGACCTCCGACAACCCCCGCTCCGAGGACCCGCTCGCGATCCTCGCCGCCATGCTCACGGGCGCCGCCGAGGTGCCCGTCCACGAGCGCGGCACCGTCCTGCTGCTGGAGGACCGGGCCGACGCGATCGCCGCCGCGGTCGCCCGGGCCGAGCCCGACGACATCGTCCTGATCCTCGGCAAGGGCCACGAGCAGGGCCAGGACATCAACGGCGTCGTCCGCCCCTTCGACGACCGCCAGGTGCTGCGCGAGGCCGTCGAAGCCGCGCTGCGCTCGTTGACCACGCACCGGAACGACCAGGGATGA
- the murD gene encoding UDP-N-acetylmuramoyl-L-alanine--D-glutamate ligase, giving the protein MAGHQVTLPSASAAWSGKNITVAGLGVSGISAARALAGLGARVTVVDGGDGPKLRERAAALEAEGIAVRLGDAETLPEGTELVVTSPGWKPSSPLFAAAAEAGVEVVGDVEIAWRLRGENGREPAAWLAVTGTNGKTTTVQMLASILEAAGLRTRAVGNIGTPIIDVVLGEEEYDVLAVELSSYQLHWAPSVRAHSAAVLNLAPDHLDWHGSMREYAADKGRIYEGNQVACVYNAADPATEHLVRQADVEEGCRAIGFTLGAPGPSMLGVVEGILVDRAFVADRQTTAQELAEVADVKPAAPHNVANALAAAALARAFGVEPAAVREGLRAFRPDAHRIAHVADVAGVAYVDDSKATNTHAAEASLAAYESIVWIAGGLAKGATFDSLVTKAAKRLRGVVLIGADRALIAEALARHAPDVPVVDLDRTDTGAMAAAVREAARLAGPGDTVLMAPACASMDMFTDYNKRGEAFAEAVRDLAGQEPGGAGA; this is encoded by the coding sequence ATGGCTGGCCATCAAGTGACGCTCCCCTCCGCCTCCGCCGCCTGGAGCGGCAAGAACATCACCGTCGCCGGCCTCGGCGTGAGCGGCATCAGCGCCGCCCGCGCCCTGGCCGGCCTCGGCGCCCGGGTGACCGTCGTCGACGGCGGCGACGGCCCGAAGCTGCGCGAGCGCGCCGCGGCCCTGGAGGCCGAGGGCATCGCCGTCCGCCTCGGCGACGCGGAGACCCTGCCCGAGGGCACGGAGCTCGTCGTGACCTCCCCCGGCTGGAAGCCGTCGAGCCCGCTGTTCGCGGCCGCCGCCGAGGCGGGCGTGGAGGTCGTGGGCGACGTGGAGATCGCCTGGCGCCTGCGCGGCGAGAACGGCCGCGAGCCGGCCGCCTGGCTCGCGGTCACCGGCACCAACGGCAAGACCACCACGGTCCAGATGCTGGCCTCGATCCTCGAGGCCGCGGGCCTGCGCACGCGGGCCGTCGGCAACATCGGCACGCCGATCATCGACGTGGTGCTGGGCGAGGAGGAGTACGACGTCCTCGCCGTCGAGCTCTCCAGCTACCAGCTCCACTGGGCGCCGTCCGTCCGCGCCCACTCCGCGGCCGTCCTGAACCTCGCCCCCGACCACCTCGACTGGCACGGCTCCATGCGGGAGTACGCCGCCGACAAGGGCCGGATCTACGAGGGCAACCAGGTCGCCTGCGTCTACAACGCCGCCGACCCCGCCACCGAGCACCTGGTCCGCCAGGCCGACGTCGAGGAGGGCTGCCGCGCGATCGGCTTCACCCTCGGCGCCCCCGGCCCGTCCATGCTCGGCGTCGTCGAGGGCATCCTCGTGGACCGGGCCTTCGTGGCGGACCGGCAGACGACCGCGCAGGAGCTCGCCGAGGTCGCCGACGTGAAGCCCGCGGCCCCGCACAACGTCGCCAACGCCCTCGCGGCCGCGGCCCTCGCCCGGGCCTTCGGCGTCGAGCCCGCGGCCGTCCGGGAGGGCCTGCGCGCCTTCCGGCCGGACGCCCACCGCATCGCCCACGTCGCGGACGTCGCCGGCGTCGCCTACGTGGACGACTCCAAGGCCACGAACACCCACGCCGCCGAGGCGTCCCTCGCGGCCTACGAGTCGATCGTGTGGATCGCCGGCGGGCTCGCCAAGGGCGCCACCTTCGACAGCCTCGTCACCAAGGCCGCCAAGCGGCTGCGCGGCGTCGTCCTCATCGGGGCCGACCGCGCCCTGATCGCGGAAGCGCTGGCGCGACACGCCCCGGATGTCCCGGTGGTCGACCTCGACCGGACCGACACTGGGGCGATGGCCGCGGCGGTGCGGGAAGCCGCACGGCTCGCCGGGCCGGGGGACACCGTGCTCATGGCCCCGGCCTGCGCCTCGATGGACATGTTCACCGACTACAACAAGCGCGGCGAGGCCTTCGCCGAGGCGGTCCGGGACCTGGCCGGCCAGGAGCCCGGCGGCGCAGGCGCCTAG
- the ftsW gene encoding putative lipid II flippase FtsW: MHADDTLRPSGPWTALRGPVARSGPARTARPRPAAGRGGGAGRGGPGGPRPPRGSLLGGLRQLHRRAKRAWDRPLTAYYLVMGGSLLITVLGLVMVYSASQIKALQNGLPPTYFFRKQLLAAAIGAVMLLLAARMPVRLLRVFAYPALAGSLFLLCLVQVPGIGETINGNTNWISLGGPFQLQPSEFAKLALVLWGADLLARKQSKKLLTQWKHLLVPLVPVTFVLLGLIMLGGDMGTTVVLTTVLLGLLWVAGAPTRLFAGVFGVTAVLAVLFIKTSANRMSRLACIGATDPGNHDQCWQAVHGIYALANGGWFGAGLGASVEKWGELPEPHTDFIFAITGEELGLAGTLSVLALFAALGYAGIRVAGRTEDPFVRYAAGGVTTWITAQAVVNIGAVLGLLPIAGVPLPLFSYGGSALLPTMFAIGLLIAFARDEPGARAALAMRQPGVRWKTMRRRVKKRPSGER, translated from the coding sequence ATGCACGCGGACGACACCCTGAGGCCGTCCGGCCCTTGGACGGCCCTGCGCGGCCCCGTCGCACGCTCCGGACCCGCACGGACGGCCCGTCCGCGCCCGGCAGCGGGCCGTGGAGGCGGCGCGGGCCGCGGCGGGCCCGGCGGCCCCAGGCCGCCCCGCGGCAGCCTGCTGGGCGGCCTCAGGCAGCTGCACAGGCGCGCCAAGCGCGCCTGGGACCGCCCCCTGACCGCGTACTACCTGGTGATGGGCGGCTCCCTGCTGATCACCGTGCTCGGCCTCGTCATGGTCTACTCGGCCTCCCAGATCAAGGCCCTGCAGAACGGCCTGCCGCCGACCTACTTCTTCCGCAAGCAGCTCCTGGCCGCCGCGATCGGCGCCGTCATGCTGCTCCTGGCCGCGCGCATGCCCGTGCGCCTGCTGCGCGTCTTCGCCTACCCCGCGCTCGCCGGCTCGCTCTTCCTGCTCTGCCTGGTGCAGGTGCCGGGCATCGGCGAGACCATCAACGGCAACACCAACTGGATCTCCCTCGGCGGCCCCTTCCAGCTCCAGCCGAGCGAGTTCGCCAAGCTCGCGCTGGTGCTGTGGGGCGCGGACCTGCTGGCCCGCAAGCAGTCCAAGAAGCTGCTCACCCAGTGGAAGCACCTGCTGGTGCCGCTGGTGCCCGTCACCTTCGTGCTGCTCGGCCTGATCATGCTGGGCGGCGACATGGGGACCACCGTGGTGCTCACCACGGTGCTGCTCGGGCTGCTGTGGGTGGCCGGGGCGCCGACGCGGCTGTTCGCCGGGGTCTTCGGCGTCACCGCCGTGCTCGCCGTCCTGTTCATCAAGACCAGCGCCAACCGGATGTCCCGGCTGGCCTGCATCGGGGCCACCGACCCCGGCAACCACGACCAGTGCTGGCAGGCCGTGCACGGGATCTACGCGCTGGCCAACGGCGGCTGGTTCGGTGCCGGGCTGGGGGCGAGCGTGGAGAAATGGGGCGAACTCCCCGAACCCCACACCGACTTCATCTTCGCCATCACCGGCGAGGAGCTGGGCCTGGCGGGGACGCTGTCGGTACTCGCCCTCTTCGCGGCTCTAGGCTATGCGGGTATCCGCGTGGCCGGACGCACGGAGGACCCCTTCGTGAGGTACGCCGCGGGAGGTGTGACCACCTGGATCACGGCCCAGGCCGTGGTCAACATCGGTGCGGTGCTCGGCCTGCTGCCGATCGCCGGTGTCCCCCTGCCGCTGTTCTCCTACGGAGGGTCCGCCCTGCTGCCGACCATGTTCGCCATCGGGCTGCTGATCGCCTTCGCGCGCGACGAACCCGGTGCACGGGCGGCGCTGGCCATGCGGCAGCCTGGGGTGAGATGGAAGACGATGAGACGGCGCGTCAAGAAGCGACCGTCCGGAGAGCGGTGA
- the rsmH gene encoding 16S rRNA (cytosine(1402)-N(4))-methyltransferase RsmH, with amino-acid sequence MSSNARHVPVMLQRCLDMLAPALTEPGAVVVDCTLGAGGHSEALLKTFPEARLVALDRDPTALDLAGARLAPFGERATLVRAVYHELPEVLERLGIPKVQGVLFDLGVSSMQLDEADRGFAYAQDAPLDMRMDQTTGISAAEVLNTYAPGDLVRILRAYGEEKQARRIVEAVVRERAKEPFTNSARLVDVIREALPQAAKRHGGNPAKRTFQALRIEVNAELASVEAAIPAAVAALAVGGRIAVLSYQSLEDRIVKQVFAAGAATTAPPGLPVVPERYQPRLKLLTRGAELPTEEEVAENRRAAPARLRGAERIREDIP; translated from the coding sequence ATGAGCAGCAACGCGCGACACGTCCCCGTCATGCTCCAGCGCTGCCTGGACATGCTCGCTCCCGCTCTCACCGAGCCCGGCGCCGTCGTGGTCGACTGCACCCTGGGCGCCGGCGGGCACAGCGAGGCGCTGCTCAAGACCTTCCCCGAGGCCCGGCTCGTCGCCCTCGACCGCGACCCCACCGCCCTCGACCTCGCGGGCGCGCGCCTCGCCCCCTTCGGCGAGCGCGCCACCCTGGTGCGCGCCGTCTACCACGAGCTGCCCGAGGTGCTGGAGCGGCTCGGCATCCCCAAGGTCCAGGGCGTCCTCTTCGACCTGGGCGTCTCCTCCATGCAGCTGGACGAGGCCGACCGCGGCTTCGCCTACGCGCAGGACGCCCCGCTGGACATGCGCATGGACCAGACGACGGGCATCAGCGCGGCCGAGGTCCTCAACACGTACGCCCCCGGCGACCTGGTGCGCATCCTGCGCGCCTACGGCGAGGAGAAGCAGGCCCGCAGGATCGTCGAGGCCGTCGTCCGCGAGCGCGCCAAGGAGCCCTTCACCAACAGCGCCCGCCTCGTCGACGTCATCCGCGAGGCCCTGCCGCAGGCCGCCAAGCGGCACGGCGGCAACCCCGCCAAGCGCACCTTCCAAGCCCTGCGCATCGAGGTCAACGCCGAGCTCGCCAGCGTCGAGGCGGCCATCCCCGCCGCCGTCGCCGCGCTCGCCGTCGGCGGCCGCATCGCCGTGCTGTCCTACCAGTCCCTGGAGGACCGCATCGTCAAGCAGGTCTTCGCGGCCGGCGCCGCCACCACCGCGCCCCCCGGCCTGCCCGTCGTCCCCGAGCGCTACCAGCCCCGCCTGAAGCTCCTCACCCGCGGCGCCGAACTGCCCACCGAGGAAGAGGTCGCCGAGAACCGGCGCGCCGCCCCCGCCCGGCTGCGCGGCGCCGAGCGCATCCGCGAGGACATCCCGTGA
- a CDS encoding UDP-N-acetylmuramoyl-tripeptide--D-alanyl-D-alanine ligase produces MIALSLAEIAAIVGGQQHDIPDPGRMAEGPVVRDSRDVRPGSLFAAIAGERVDGHDFAERAVADGAVAVLATRPVGVPAIVVPDVVAALGALARAVVDKLGTDVVALTGSAGKTSTKDLIAQLLQRLGPTVWTPGSLNNEIGLPLTALTAGPETRTLVLEMGARGIGHIRYLTELTPPRIGVVLNVGTAHVGEFGGREQIAVAKGELVEALPPADAGGVAVLNADDPLVRAMSDRTKARTVLFGEAADAHVRAEDVRLTATGQPSFTLHTPTGCAAVTMRLYGEHHVSNALAAAAVAHELGMPVTEIATALSEAGQLSRWRMEVTERADGVTIVNDAYNANPESMRAALRALAAMGAAATAKGARTWAVLGRMAELGEESLAEHDAVGRLAVRLNVGKLVAVGGREAAWLQMGAYNEGSWGEESVHVSDAQAAVDLLRSELRPGDVVLVKASRSVGLERVAEQLLAVDGEVAG; encoded by the coding sequence GTGATCGCTCTGTCCCTCGCCGAGATCGCCGCCATCGTCGGCGGGCAGCAGCACGACATACCGGACCCCGGCCGCATGGCCGAAGGCCCGGTCGTGCGCGACTCCCGCGACGTACGGCCCGGCAGCCTCTTCGCCGCCATCGCCGGCGAGCGCGTCGACGGCCACGACTTCGCCGAGCGCGCCGTCGCCGACGGCGCCGTGGCCGTCCTGGCCACCCGCCCCGTCGGCGTCCCCGCCATCGTCGTCCCCGACGTCGTGGCCGCCCTCGGCGCCCTCGCCCGCGCCGTCGTCGACAAGCTCGGCACCGACGTGGTGGCCCTGACCGGCTCCGCCGGCAAGACCAGCACCAAGGACCTGATCGCCCAGCTGCTGCAGCGGCTCGGCCCCACCGTGTGGACCCCCGGCTCCCTCAACAACGAGATCGGGCTGCCGCTGACGGCCCTGACCGCCGGCCCCGAGACCCGCACCCTCGTCCTGGAGATGGGCGCCCGCGGCATCGGCCACATCCGCTACCTCACCGAGCTGACCCCGCCGCGCATCGGCGTCGTCCTCAACGTCGGCACCGCCCACGTCGGCGAGTTCGGCGGCCGCGAGCAGATCGCCGTGGCCAAGGGCGAGCTCGTCGAGGCGCTGCCCCCGGCGGACGCCGGCGGCGTCGCCGTGCTCAACGCCGACGACCCCCTGGTGCGCGCCATGAGCGACCGCACCAAGGCCCGCACGGTCCTCTTCGGCGAGGCCGCCGACGCCCACGTGCGCGCCGAGGACGTCCGCCTCACCGCGACCGGACAGCCCTCCTTCACGCTTCACACACCCACCGGGTGCGCCGCCGTGACCATGCGGCTGTACGGTGAGCACCACGTGTCGAACGCGCTCGCCGCCGCCGCCGTCGCCCATGAGCTGGGCATGCCCGTGACAGAGATCGCCACCGCGCTCTCCGAGGCGGGCCAGCTCTCGCGCTGGCGGATGGAGGTCACCGAGCGCGCGGACGGCGTGACGATCGTCAACGACGCCTACAACGCCAACCCCGAGTCCATGCGAGCCGCGCTGCGCGCGCTGGCCGCCATGGGCGCCGCCGCCACGGCGAAGGGGGCCCGCACGTGGGCGGTGCTCGGTCGGATGGCCGAACTCGGCGAGGAGTCACTCGCCGAGCACGACGCGGTCGGACGGCTCGCCGTCCGGCTCAATGTCGGCAAGCTCGTGGCAGTCGGGGGCAGGGAAGCGGCCTGGCTGCAGATGGGCGCCTATAACGAGGGTTCGTGGGGTGAGGAGTCGGTGCACGTGTCCGACGCGCAGGCGGCGGTCGACCTGTTGCGCAGCGAGCTGCGCCCGGGTGACGTCGTGCTGGTGAAGGCGTCCAGGTCGGTGGGGCTGGAGCGGGTGGCCGAGCAGCTGCTCGCCGTCGACGGTGAGGTCGCCGGCTGA
- the mraY gene encoding phospho-N-acetylmuramoyl-pentapeptide-transferase — translation MNQILFAGVIGLFLTLIGTPLLIKFLARKGYGQFIRDDGPRGHAGKKGTPTMGGIAFILATLIAYALTKVITSHEPTFSGLLVLFLTAGMGLVGFLDDYIKIVKQRSLGLRAKAKMAGQLIVGIAFAVLALQFADTRGQTPASTRLSFTQDFGWSVGPVIFVVWALFMILAMSNGVNLTDGLDGLATGASVMVFGAYVFIGTWQHGQSCGNPLTAGSGCYEVRDPLDLAVVASALMGSCFGFLWWNTSPAKIFMGDTGSLALGGALAGLAICSRTELLIALLGGLFVLITLSVVIQVGSFRLTGKRVFRMAPLQHHFELKGWSEVLVVVRFWIIQGLCVAVGLGIFYAGWLAIK, via the coding sequence ATGAACCAGATCCTCTTCGCGGGTGTCATCGGTCTCTTCCTGACCCTCATCGGCACCCCGCTGCTGATCAAGTTCCTCGCCCGCAAGGGCTACGGCCAGTTCATCCGCGACGACGGCCCGCGTGGCCACGCCGGGAAGAAGGGCACGCCCACCATGGGTGGCATCGCCTTCATCCTGGCCACGCTGATCGCCTACGCGCTGACGAAGGTCATCACCAGTCACGAGCCGACCTTCTCCGGTCTGCTGGTGCTGTTCCTGACGGCGGGCATGGGCCTCGTCGGCTTCCTCGACGACTACATCAAGATCGTCAAGCAGCGGAGCCTGGGCCTGCGGGCCAAGGCGAAGATGGCCGGCCAGCTGATCGTCGGCATCGCCTTCGCCGTCCTGGCCCTGCAGTTCGCGGACACCCGCGGGCAGACCCCGGCCTCCACCCGGCTCTCCTTCACCCAGGACTTCGGCTGGTCCGTCGGCCCGGTCATCTTCGTGGTGTGGGCGCTGTTCATGATCCTCGCGATGTCGAACGGCGTGAACCTCACCGACGGCCTCGACGGCCTGGCCACCGGCGCCTCCGTGATGGTCTTCGGCGCCTACGTCTTCATCGGCACCTGGCAGCACGGCCAGTCCTGCGGCAACCCGCTGACCGCCGGCTCCGGCTGTTACGAGGTACGCGATCCACTCGACCTCGCCGTCGTCGCCTCGGCCCTGATGGGCTCCTGCTTCGGCTTCCTGTGGTGGAACACCTCGCCCGCCAAGATCTTCATGGGCGACACCGGCTCGCTGGCCCTCGGCGGCGCCCTCGCGGGCCTCGCGATCTGCTCGCGCACCGAGCTGCTGATCGCCCTCCTCGGCGGCCTCTTCGTGCTGATCACCCTGTCGGTGGTCATCCAGGTCGGCTCGTTCCGCCTCACCGGGAAGCGGGTCTTCCGGATGGCCCCGCTCCAGCACCACTTCGAACTCAAGGGGTGGAGCGAAGTCCTCGTGGTGGTCCGCTTCTGGATCATCCAGGGCCTGTGCGTGGCCGTCGGCCTCGGAATCTTCTACGCGGGATGGCTGGCCATCAAGTGA